A portion of the Luteolibacter rhizosphaerae genome contains these proteins:
- a CDS encoding NUDIX hydrolase produces MNEPETLFETRWLGLYRIGHWDFAKRPNADACVGILATTPADEVVLIEQFRIPVQQKVIEIPAGLVGDEDEFRGEALAATAARELLEETGYRAGKVELLIASPTSAGMTPELTHLFHASELVKETEGGGNEHEDIKVHLVPRAELRTWLKAKEAEGYLVDFKIHASLWAAGL; encoded by the coding sequence ATGAACGAGCCGGAAACCTTGTTTGAAACCCGCTGGCTGGGACTTTACCGGATCGGCCACTGGGACTTCGCGAAACGGCCGAATGCCGATGCCTGTGTGGGAATCCTCGCCACCACCCCGGCGGACGAGGTGGTGCTGATCGAGCAATTCCGGATCCCGGTGCAGCAAAAGGTAATCGAAATCCCCGCCGGATTGGTCGGCGACGAGGACGAATTCCGGGGCGAGGCACTGGCCGCCACCGCCGCGCGCGAGCTTTTGGAGGAAACCGGCTACCGCGCCGGAAAGGTGGAACTCCTAATCGCCAGCCCTACCTCCGCGGGCATGACTCCCGAGCTCACCCACCTCTTCCACGCCAGCGAACTGGTGAAGGAAACCGAAGGCGGCGGCAACGAGCACGAGGACATCAAGGTGCACCTCGTGCCCCGGGCAGAACTCCGGACCTGGCTAAAGGCAAAGGAAGCCGAAGGCTACCTTGTGGATTTCAAGATCCACGCCAGCCTCTGGGCCGCCGGGCTCTAA
- the thiS gene encoding sulfur carrier protein ThiS, with protein sequence MTITLNGQPRGFDAATLTVEGLLAEVGLAGRPVVVEVDLEAVFPADYAGTALRDGSSVEIVTIAAGG encoded by the coding sequence ATGACCATCACTCTGAACGGACAGCCACGCGGCTTCGATGCCGCCACCCTCACCGTGGAAGGCCTGCTGGCAGAAGTCGGTCTGGCAGGTAGACCCGTGGTCGTGGAGGTGGATCTCGAGGCGGTTTTCCCCGCCGACTATGCCGGGACCGCCCTGCGCGACGGATCCTCGGTGGAGATCGTGACCATCGCCGCGGGAGGTTAA
- a CDS encoding Maf family protein translates to MKVILASSSPRRRELLSEAGLDFEVVASPAEEIHDASIPLAELCEKNAELKAAAVAVDCREAIVIGADTLVWIDGDPLGKPKDMEEARAMLRRLSGRIHTVCTGVCVVFPGGEVRRFHDLTQVHFRVLDDEAIAAYFREANPLDKAGAYGIQESGDLIVRGIEGNFDNVMGLPVAKVLEALGIR, encoded by the coding sequence GTGAAAGTCATCCTCGCTTCCAGTTCACCCCGCCGCCGCGAACTTTTGAGCGAGGCGGGCTTGGACTTCGAGGTGGTGGCATCCCCTGCGGAAGAAATCCACGATGCCTCGATCCCGCTGGCCGAACTCTGCGAGAAGAATGCCGAACTGAAAGCTGCGGCGGTGGCGGTGGATTGCCGTGAGGCGATTGTGATCGGTGCGGACACCTTGGTGTGGATCGATGGGGATCCGCTCGGCAAGCCGAAGGACATGGAGGAGGCCCGTGCCATGCTGCGACGTCTTTCAGGCCGCATCCACACGGTCTGCACCGGTGTTTGTGTCGTGTTCCCCGGGGGCGAGGTCCGTCGGTTCCACGATCTTACCCAGGTGCATTTCCGGGTGCTCGATGACGAGGCGATTGCAGCCTATTTCCGGGAGGCTAACCCGCTCGATAAGGCGGGGGCGTATGGGATCCAAGAGAGCGGCGACCTGATCGTCCGGGGAATCGAGGGGAATTTCGACAACGTCATGGGCCTGCCCGTGGCCAAAGTGCTAGAGGCTCTGGGTATTAGGTAG
- a CDS encoding SanA/YdcF family protein, whose translation METRGAEGVTEPAKKSFWKLWLKRVLWMIGAAVVLAAGFVAWANYAAVHASRGKLFDDVTKVPVSRVGLVFGTTDRFQDRENLYFRYRIDAAEKLWRAGKIKIILVSGDNREKYYNEPEKMKRALINRGIPEDRIACDYAGLRTLDSVVRAKEVFGLNEAVFISQRFHNERAVYLAEANGMNVTAFNAQDVATRGGLKTKLREVGARVKMWLDVRVLGTRPKHLGEKETLPE comes from the coding sequence ATGGAAACCCGTGGAGCAGAAGGTGTGACGGAGCCGGCGAAGAAGAGTTTCTGGAAGCTTTGGCTCAAGCGGGTCCTGTGGATGATCGGAGCTGCCGTCGTTCTCGCCGCAGGCTTCGTGGCTTGGGCGAATTACGCGGCGGTGCATGCCAGCCGGGGGAAGCTATTCGATGATGTGACCAAGGTTCCGGTGAGCCGGGTGGGCTTGGTCTTCGGCACCACGGATCGGTTTCAGGATCGGGAGAACCTTTACTTCCGCTACCGCATCGATGCGGCGGAGAAGCTCTGGAGAGCGGGCAAGATCAAGATCATCCTCGTCTCCGGGGATAACCGGGAGAAGTATTACAACGAGCCCGAGAAGATGAAGCGCGCGCTCATCAACCGCGGAATCCCCGAGGACCGGATCGCATGCGACTATGCCGGCCTGCGGACTTTGGATTCGGTGGTGAGGGCGAAGGAGGTCTTCGGGCTGAACGAAGCCGTCTTCATCTCGCAGCGCTTCCACAACGAGCGCGCGGTGTATCTGGCGGAAGCGAACGGGATGAACGTCACGGCTTTCAATGCCCAGGACGTGGCGACGCGCGGAGGCCTCAAGACCAAGCTCCGAGAAGTGGGTGCACGGGTGAAGATGTGGCTCGACGTGCGGGTGCTCGGGACCAGACCGAAGCACTTGGGAGAGAAAGAGACCTTGCCCGAGTAA
- a CDS encoding LysM peptidoglycan-binding domain-containing protein, which produces MRLWTLIKLVAGVVVLVVTIFTLMLAWHVQREPLGGVFTDLVPVQFEPKPIETLPEADASLPEIDPGAKVFEKAKELIAVGDLPAARERLLMVVNIYPRSKAAPEARRIVGEMNLDDLLSAARMDGKEIHIVRPGESFLGIAAKHKTTLDCIMHLNGLMDLSGLRPGEELVVMPLELRVLIEPARKTLSLWEGGRFIKEYSLVSMDLGGLKGALRTKISSKVGISGERRVTPGMKDYRESEKSFALEKSSLRIGSVDPAAEAQPGEDLSPDPGFHLAVEDAEELALLLRPGNEVEIRAITP; this is translated from the coding sequence ATGCGACTGTGGACTTTGATCAAGCTGGTAGCGGGAGTGGTGGTCCTTGTGGTCACCATTTTCACCCTCATGCTTGCGTGGCATGTCCAGCGGGAGCCCTTGGGCGGGGTTTTCACCGATCTGGTGCCGGTGCAGTTCGAGCCGAAGCCGATCGAAACGCTGCCGGAGGCGGATGCCTCGTTGCCGGAGATCGATCCGGGGGCCAAGGTTTTTGAGAAGGCCAAGGAGCTGATCGCAGTGGGAGATCTGCCTGCGGCGCGGGAACGGCTGCTGATGGTGGTGAATATCTACCCTCGCTCGAAGGCCGCTCCGGAGGCCCGCCGCATCGTCGGCGAAATGAACTTGGACGATCTCCTTTCTGCCGCGCGCATGGACGGCAAGGAGATCCACATCGTCCGGCCCGGCGAATCTTTCCTCGGGATCGCCGCCAAGCACAAAACGACGCTCGACTGCATCATGCATTTGAACGGGCTGATGGATCTGTCCGGCCTGAGACCGGGAGAGGAGCTGGTGGTGATGCCGCTGGAACTGCGGGTTCTGATCGAGCCTGCGCGGAAGACGCTTTCCCTCTGGGAGGGCGGGCGTTTCATCAAGGAGTATTCGCTTGTCTCGATGGATCTGGGCGGCCTGAAGGGAGCCCTGCGGACCAAGATTTCCTCGAAAGTCGGGATTTCCGGTGAGCGCAGGGTGACGCCCGGAATGAAAGATTACCGCGAATCGGAGAAATCCTTCGCCTTGGAGAAGTCCTCGCTCCGGATCGGCTCGGTGGATCCCGCCGCGGAGGCTCAGCCCGGAGAAGATCTCTCGCCCGACCCGGGCTTCCATTTGGCGGTGGAAGATGCGGAAGAACTCGCCCTGCTGCTACGGCCGGGGAATGAGGTGGAAATCCGCGCGATCACTCCCTAG
- a CDS encoding FG-GAP repeat domain-containing protein, giving the protein MSPLRRVILALHLAIICIQPLHASFESVVKVVGSAALPRDPTPHDVDGDGDMDIFYVDGSETTGKPTEVGWFENTGNGSSWVRRILASGLRGPSSLDVADLDGDGITDLVVGLRLGDGVVWFRGQGGGNFAPVQTIQSPIYRMEDVTVADLNRDNRKDIIISTSSGPQWLRRLSSGGFATPVSIATVSGSFPEQHKCEAHDFDGDGDIDLVFSFASADRLIFCRNNGNGTFATAVNLGIPEAEALDSGDLDGDGLRDVVTAGGGFDDRRVVWFRNLGSGTFSTARVLDPSLQNARSAVIADFDRDGDMDVVIAGYFGPVVWFEQQSPGVFSARKEISQGGDGMRDMVHGDFDGDGDPDLVAAQWDTDQFVWYKNTTPPPVIPAPQIISFTADDTSVAANATLRWQVNGATQVEISPQIGVVTGGGNRTLPLDATTTFTLTARNTAGTSTANLTVVVGQAPIIRSFSALDDTIARGQNADLLWDVAGAQSLNLLPGPGIVSGNSYRPLISATTTFTLSAANEFGETRADLTVRAGDPPVISTLTATPSTATLNQPVNLSWTSQGADTSFVSGLGEVPVGNSTAVIPPSTRAYTVTVSNEFGSASRSVTVTVNGNLLARSPKPLSDSPYEILDVYFADLNGDGLKDLLQTTASSFTNATFSWRPAIAGGTSFGTARILQTSTNRLRVPQAYDMDGDGDLDPIVGGDGPMRWYRNNQNGASFSTAITLIPSSVFRPMAIADFNGDGMPDVAGGISSELRFYPGIAGGGTGTPQIIDDFDGSIDFVETDMADMDGDGDLDLVSGKDFDGEVYWFQNNAGLFTNRFPIYTGGERILGVTARDTDGDLFPEVLIQTGGSSFVLVDGQNGNFQSPVNRTINLSAGIRDYSMVDLDLDGDLDIVVTGRSMLFIENRGGNVFAVKDQFEVPAFAFDPDSMTVGDVDRDGDPDIAVANNDVAVWIENLYRPAARPTAADYRPVIPLAEDFGQQSLPLPPLFADADTATSSLTYSLRSSQGTQILSSISVQAGPPRLEIRSNPDLNGLAKAVIRATDPAGLYAEIEVSFEVAAVPDAPRTVGTPAPLVADAAAMPVQVPVGGWFTDPDEGDILRYSLTGNTNPGILANAAVSESAGQLTLSFAPYVSGSTTLQITATDQTGRSVSQDLSVTLPELPPPALQSVGTISLNRQTGLYELTITVTNNGARALGGFRLDISNLPDGAILRNGSSENGFDYLTPLGIGESVTLTLEYSVPGRVGGGQPLVTAIPALPRSPEAGSSGFAIDRVEILADSSVLIEFTSTPGSRYAIEYCAVGGPWQVSPVVIMAATNRTQWIDRGPPYTSSHPSTSPSRLYRMRLLPAE; this is encoded by the coding sequence ATGTCTCCCCTCCGACGAGTCATTCTCGCCCTCCATCTCGCGATCATCTGCATTCAACCGCTGCACGCCTCATTTGAAAGCGTCGTGAAAGTTGTAGGCAGTGCTGCGCTGCCTCGTGATCCCACCCCCCACGATGTCGATGGTGATGGCGACATGGATATCTTCTATGTGGACGGCAGCGAAACCACCGGCAAGCCGACCGAAGTAGGATGGTTCGAAAACACGGGAAACGGCAGCAGTTGGGTCCGCCGAATTCTTGCAAGCGGACTCCGCGGACCCTCCTCCCTTGACGTGGCGGACCTTGATGGCGACGGCATCACCGATCTGGTCGTAGGCCTGCGACTCGGAGACGGCGTGGTGTGGTTCAGGGGGCAAGGCGGAGGCAACTTTGCGCCGGTCCAAACGATCCAGTCCCCGATCTATAGGATGGAAGATGTGACGGTGGCCGATCTCAACCGCGACAATCGTAAGGACATCATCATTTCCACATCCTCCGGACCACAATGGTTGAGACGACTTTCCTCCGGAGGATTTGCTACCCCGGTCTCGATCGCCACCGTTTCCGGATCTTTCCCGGAACAGCACAAGTGCGAAGCCCACGACTTCGATGGGGATGGAGATATCGACCTGGTCTTCTCCTTCGCATCGGCCGACCGTCTGATTTTTTGCCGCAACAACGGCAATGGCACCTTCGCCACCGCGGTCAACCTCGGCATTCCGGAAGCGGAAGCTCTGGACTCAGGAGATCTCGACGGCGACGGGTTGCGCGACGTGGTAACCGCCGGCGGTGGCTTCGATGATCGCCGCGTGGTGTGGTTCCGAAACCTCGGGTCGGGCACTTTCAGTACCGCAAGGGTCCTGGATCCATCTCTCCAGAACGCGCGTTCCGCGGTGATCGCCGACTTCGATCGCGATGGGGACATGGATGTCGTGATCGCAGGTTACTTCGGGCCCGTAGTCTGGTTCGAGCAGCAAAGCCCGGGAGTATTCTCCGCGCGAAAAGAGATCAGCCAAGGCGGGGATGGAATGCGCGATATGGTCCACGGCGACTTCGACGGAGATGGCGACCCGGACCTCGTCGCCGCCCAGTGGGATACCGATCAATTCGTCTGGTACAAGAACACGACGCCGCCACCGGTGATTCCAGCGCCCCAGATCATCTCCTTTACCGCGGACGATACCAGCGTGGCAGCGAACGCGACTCTCCGGTGGCAGGTGAACGGCGCCACTCAAGTGGAGATCAGCCCGCAGATCGGCGTCGTTACGGGTGGCGGCAATCGCACCCTGCCCTTGGATGCGACCACCACCTTCACGCTCACCGCGCGAAATACCGCAGGAACTTCCACGGCGAACCTTACCGTGGTCGTGGGGCAAGCGCCCATCATCCGCAGTTTCTCCGCGCTGGACGACACCATAGCGCGCGGACAGAACGCGGATCTCCTATGGGACGTGGCCGGAGCCCAGTCCTTGAACCTCCTGCCCGGCCCCGGAATCGTCAGCGGGAATTCGTACCGGCCGCTTATCTCGGCCACGACCACCTTTACGCTGTCGGCTGCAAATGAATTCGGCGAGACCCGCGCAGATCTCACTGTCAGGGCGGGAGATCCACCGGTCATTTCAACTCTCACCGCAACACCCTCGACGGCGACCCTCAATCAGCCCGTAAACCTGAGCTGGACTTCCCAAGGCGCTGACACCTCGTTCGTAAGCGGACTAGGAGAAGTGCCGGTGGGGAACTCCACCGCTGTGATCCCCCCCAGCACCCGAGCTTATACCGTGACGGTGAGCAACGAGTTCGGGAGCGCTTCACGATCGGTCACGGTCACGGTTAACGGCAACCTTCTTGCACGCTCGCCCAAACCTCTCTCCGATTCTCCCTACGAGATCCTGGATGTGTATTTCGCGGATCTGAATGGCGACGGTTTGAAGGATCTCCTCCAAACCACGGCCTCTTCGTTTACGAATGCAACCTTCAGCTGGCGGCCTGCCATTGCAGGCGGCACCTCCTTCGGCACGGCTAGGATCCTACAGACCTCCACGAATCGTCTCAGGGTGCCGCAAGCCTACGACATGGATGGCGACGGTGATCTCGATCCCATCGTCGGCGGAGATGGTCCGATGCGCTGGTACCGGAACAACCAGAATGGCGCCAGCTTTAGCACGGCCATCACTCTAATTCCTTCCAGCGTCTTCCGTCCGATGGCTATCGCGGATTTCAATGGCGACGGGATGCCGGATGTTGCGGGTGGCATTTCTTCCGAACTGCGGTTCTACCCGGGCATCGCCGGTGGGGGCACCGGCACACCCCAGATTATCGATGACTTCGATGGCAGTATCGATTTCGTCGAGACCGACATGGCGGACATGGACGGCGATGGCGATCTGGATCTTGTCTCGGGCAAGGACTTCGATGGCGAGGTGTACTGGTTCCAGAACAACGCCGGGCTCTTCACCAATCGCTTTCCCATCTACACCGGCGGTGAACGCATCTTGGGAGTCACGGCTCGCGATACGGATGGAGATCTCTTCCCCGAGGTGCTGATCCAAACCGGAGGCTCCTCCTTCGTGCTGGTGGACGGCCAGAACGGAAACTTCCAGTCTCCCGTAAACCGCACCATCAACCTGAGCGCCGGAATCCGCGACTACAGCATGGTGGACTTGGATCTCGATGGCGACCTCGACATTGTCGTGACGGGAAGATCGATGCTCTTCATCGAGAACCGGGGAGGAAACGTTTTCGCAGTAAAGGATCAGTTCGAGGTTCCCGCATTCGCCTTCGATCCGGATTCCATGACGGTGGGAGATGTCGACCGTGATGGCGATCCGGATATTGCGGTGGCCAATAACGATGTCGCAGTCTGGATCGAGAACCTTTATCGACCGGCGGCACGGCCTACCGCCGCGGACTACCGGCCCGTGATCCCGCTCGCTGAGGACTTCGGCCAGCAGTCGCTTCCGCTTCCTCCGCTTTTTGCCGATGCCGATACGGCGACAAGTTCGCTCACCTATAGTCTCAGGAGCAGCCAAGGCACCCAGATCCTCAGCTCGATCTCGGTTCAAGCCGGCCCGCCCCGCCTGGAGATCCGCTCCAATCCCGATCTGAACGGCTTGGCCAAGGCCGTCATAAGAGCCACCGATCCTGCGGGGCTCTACGCGGAAATCGAGGTTTCCTTCGAAGTAGCCGCAGTCCCCGATGCGCCCCGTACGGTCGGAACTCCCGCGCCGCTCGTGGCCGATGCTGCGGCCATGCCGGTGCAAGTTCCTGTCGGTGGATGGTTCACCGATCCCGACGAGGGGGACATCCTCCGATACTCCCTGACCGGTAACACAAACCCCGGAATACTCGCCAATGCAGCCGTGAGCGAGAGCGCCGGGCAACTGACGCTATCCTTCGCCCCCTATGTGTCCGGCAGCACCACGCTTCAGATCACCGCGACCGACCAGACCGGCAGATCGGTGAGCCAGGATCTGAGTGTTACCCTGCCCGAACTTCCACCTCCGGCACTGCAGTCGGTCGGCACGATCTCACTCAATCGCCAGACCGGCCTCTACGAACTGACGATCACCGTCACCAACAATGGCGCCCGCGCCTTGGGCGGCTTCCGTCTGGACATCTCGAATCTTCCCGATGGCGCGATTCTCCGCAACGGCAGCAGCGAAAACGGTTTCGACTACCTTACACCGCTGGGGATCGGAGAAAGCGTTACCTTGACCCTCGAATACTCGGTCCCGGGCCGGGTCGGCGGAGGCCAGCCGCTGGTGACCGCCATCCCCGCACTGCCTCGAAGCCCCGAAGCGGGCAGTTCGGGCTTCGCGATCGACCGCGTCGAGATCCTCGCGGATTCCTCCGTGCTGATCGAATTCACCAGCACACCCGGCAGCCGGTACGCCATCGAGTATTGCGCGGTGGGAGGACCATGGCAGGTCTCGCCCGTCGTCATCATGGCAGCAACGAATCGCACACAGTGGATCGACCGCGGGCCACCCTACACCTCCAGTCATCCGTCCACCTCCCCGTCGCGGCTCTATCGCATGCGCCTGCTCCCTGCCGAATAA
- a CDS encoding acyl carrier protein, with protein MSDKSIEDRVKDIIVDQLGVNADQVTLEAKFIEDLGADSLDTVELVMAFEEEFEIEVPDEEAEKLQSVGDVVTYIKSQS; from the coding sequence ATGTCTGACAAGAGCATCGAAGACCGCGTTAAGGACATCATCGTCGACCAGCTCGGCGTCAACGCCGACCAGGTGACCCTGGAGGCCAAGTTCATCGAAGACCTCGGTGCCGACTCCCTTGACACGGTCGAACTCGTGATGGCCTTCGAAGAAGAGTTCGAGATCGAAGTGCCGGATGAGGAAGCCGAGAAGCTCCAGTCCGTGGGCGATGTCGTGACCTACATCAAGAGCCAGAGCTGA
- a CDS encoding acetyl-CoA carboxylase carboxyltransferase subunit alpha, producing the protein MQLLEFEKPIAELERELDKLRSKAASQNIDMSDEIARMEEKLAETRMSIYENLTPWQRVQIARHTQRPFMLDYLAHAFTDFCELHGDRRIGDDHAMPGGFATIGGKRVVVIGHQKGRDTKENLKRNFGSAHPEGYRKALRLMKLAEKFGLPVITLIDTPGAYPGIGAEERNIAEAIAYNLREMMLLKVPVIAIVLGEGGSGGALGIGVADRVLMMENAYYSVISPEGCAAILWKHRKHAPEAAEAMKLAAPDLQKLGLIDGFIPEPTGGAHHDHAATAKALRDTILSNLEELSKLSTTELLDARYAKFRAFGEWEGK; encoded by the coding sequence ATGCAATTGCTGGAATTCGAAAAGCCCATCGCCGAACTCGAACGCGAGCTGGACAAGCTCCGTTCCAAGGCTGCCTCGCAGAACATCGACATGTCCGATGAAATCGCGAGGATGGAAGAGAAACTGGCCGAAACCAGGATGAGCATTTATGAGAATCTGACACCTTGGCAACGCGTGCAGATCGCCCGTCATACCCAGCGGCCATTCATGCTCGATTATCTGGCCCACGCCTTCACGGATTTCTGCGAACTCCACGGGGATCGCCGGATCGGGGACGACCATGCCATGCCCGGAGGTTTCGCCACGATCGGCGGCAAGCGGGTAGTGGTGATCGGCCACCAGAAGGGCCGGGACACGAAAGAGAATCTCAAGCGCAACTTCGGCAGCGCCCATCCGGAAGGCTACCGCAAGGCGCTCCGCCTGATGAAGCTGGCGGAGAAGTTCGGCCTGCCGGTCATCACCCTGATCGACACCCCGGGTGCCTACCCCGGCATCGGTGCGGAAGAGCGGAACATCGCCGAGGCGATCGCTTACAATCTCCGCGAGATGATGCTGCTGAAGGTGCCGGTGATCGCGATCGTGCTCGGCGAGGGAGGCTCCGGCGGTGCCCTCGGCATCGGTGTGGCGGACCGGGTGCTGATGATGGAGAATGCCTATTACTCCGTGATCAGCCCGGAAGGCTGCGCCGCGATTCTCTGGAAGCATCGCAAGCACGCTCCGGAAGCAGCTGAAGCGATGAAGCTGGCTGCCCCGGACTTGCAAAAGCTGGGCCTGATCGATGGCTTCATCCCGGAGCCGACCGGCGGTGCCCACCATGATCATGCCGCCACGGCGAAGGCTCTGCGCGATACGATCCTCTCCAATCTCGAGGAACTTTCGAAGCTCTCGACCACCGAACTGCTGGACGCGCGTTATGCGAAGTTCCGGGCCTTCGGCGAGTGGGAGGGGAAGTGA
- the thiH gene encoding 2-iminoacetate synthase ThiH, with the protein MSFSAHFVPALERKSPLLRRFEQLIAPVSDRDLEALARESQRLTRHHFGRTMRLFAPLYLSNECVNNCSYCGFSRDNGIFRVTLTVDQVLREARYLHDMGFRNILLVAGEHPKFVSEGYLQECIDALKGMFPTIGIEVGPMEDDQYAEIVRHGAEGLVVYQETYHRETYQRLHTAGPKKNFDWRLDCPERAYAGGFRRIGIGALFGLAEWRFEATALAAHLEYLYKHCWKAQFTVAFPRMRPYAGNYQYEPDADLYLSDRALVQVLCAFRVCFPQVGIVLSTREPAKFRDSLVQLGVTSMSAGARTEPGGYTGAGSDDLHLTVKGRRVELAQTTGCEKATEQFKIDDSRSPAEVAEMLRSKQIEAVWKDWDEAILSQEAIAGA; encoded by the coding sequence GTGAGTTTTTCTGCCCATTTTGTCCCCGCCCTCGAGCGCAAGTCGCCCCTGCTCCGCCGCTTCGAGCAATTGATCGCACCGGTTTCCGACCGCGATTTGGAAGCTCTTGCCCGCGAAAGCCAGCGCCTGACCCGCCACCATTTCGGCCGCACGATGCGACTTTTCGCACCGCTGTATCTTTCGAACGAGTGTGTGAACAATTGCTCTTACTGCGGCTTCTCGCGGGATAACGGAATCTTCCGCGTGACCCTGACGGTCGATCAGGTGCTGCGGGAAGCCCGCTACCTGCATGATATGGGCTTCCGCAATATCCTCTTGGTCGCGGGCGAGCACCCGAAGTTCGTTTCGGAAGGATACCTGCAGGAATGCATCGATGCGCTGAAAGGCATGTTCCCCACCATCGGCATCGAGGTGGGCCCGATGGAAGACGACCAGTATGCCGAGATCGTGCGCCACGGTGCCGAGGGCTTGGTGGTGTATCAGGAGACCTATCACCGCGAAACCTACCAGCGCCTGCATACCGCCGGCCCGAAGAAGAACTTCGACTGGCGGCTCGACTGCCCGGAGCGCGCCTACGCGGGCGGCTTCCGCCGGATCGGCATTGGCGCACTCTTCGGCCTCGCCGAATGGCGCTTCGAGGCCACGGCGCTGGCCGCGCATCTGGAGTATCTCTACAAGCACTGCTGGAAGGCCCAGTTCACCGTCGCCTTCCCCCGCATGCGCCCCTATGCGGGAAACTACCAGTACGAGCCGGATGCCGATCTCTACTTATCGGACCGGGCGCTCGTGCAGGTACTCTGCGCCTTCCGCGTTTGCTTCCCGCAGGTGGGCATCGTCCTCTCCACCCGCGAGCCCGCCAAATTCCGCGACTCTCTCGTGCAGCTCGGCGTGACCTCGATGTCCGCCGGTGCCCGCACCGAACCGGGCGGCTACACCGGAGCCGGTAGCGATGACCTCCACCTGACCGTGAAAGGCCGTCGCGTCGAGCTGGCTCAAACCACCGGCTGCGAGAAGGCTACCGAACAGTTCAAGATCGATGACAGCCGCTCGCCCGCCGAGGTGGCCGAGATGCTGCGATCGAAACAAATCGAAGCGGTGTGGAAAGACTGGGATGAAGCCATCCTTTCCCAAGAAGCCATCGCCGGGGCCTGA
- a CDS encoding diacylglycerol/lipid kinase family protein, translating to MTGLGRYPLIFNPKARSQKGQRALRFLMDHATRFALHATSSAAEARELAAMFARQGAPVVIAAGGDGTLNAVVQGLAGSETALGVLPAGTMNVFARELGIPFDNLPRAFEVIEAGLVKEIDLFEANGLPFVQMAGVGFDAMVIEETTWESKKMLGPLAYLLAAVKVLGEKPPHMEIVCDDGRREEGVAVLAGNGSLYGGQFKLFHKADNRDSMLDVLVFKEAGYKLVMDSLRGIALGGLEEHSSTVSYLQARSLTVNADREVPVQVDGELAGRFNSVEFGNKDPGRLRVIAPAEPIGSRFVESVKAMVAWTKWKPVEQKV from the coding sequence GTGACGGGGCTGGGGCGGTATCCGCTGATTTTTAATCCGAAGGCACGCAGTCAGAAGGGGCAGCGCGCCTTGCGTTTCCTCATGGACCACGCCACGCGTTTCGCCCTGCATGCCACGAGCAGCGCGGCAGAGGCCCGGGAGCTTGCGGCCATGTTCGCCCGGCAGGGCGCACCGGTGGTGATCGCCGCGGGGGGGGACGGCACCCTGAACGCGGTGGTGCAGGGACTGGCCGGTTCAGAGACCGCACTCGGGGTCTTGCCTGCCGGCACGATGAATGTTTTCGCCCGCGAGCTGGGCATTCCCTTCGACAATCTGCCCCGCGCCTTCGAGGTCATCGAGGCGGGTCTGGTGAAGGAGATCGATCTTTTCGAGGCGAACGGCCTTCCCTTCGTGCAGATGGCCGGAGTCGGCTTCGACGCCATGGTCATCGAGGAGACGACTTGGGAGAGCAAGAAGATGCTCGGACCGCTCGCCTATCTCCTCGCCGCAGTGAAGGTGCTGGGTGAGAAGCCGCCGCACATGGAAATCGTGTGCGACGATGGCAGGCGTGAGGAAGGAGTCGCCGTCTTGGCGGGGAACGGCTCGCTTTATGGCGGCCAGTTCAAGCTCTTCCACAAGGCTGACAACCGCGACAGCATGTTGGACGTGTTGGTCTTCAAGGAAGCCGGCTACAAGCTGGTGATGGATTCGCTGCGGGGCATCGCCTTGGGAGGTTTGGAGGAGCATAGCAGCACCGTGAGCTACCTGCAGGCGCGTTCGCTGACGGTGAATGCCGACCGCGAGGTGCCGGTGCAAGTGGATGGTGAATTGGCGGGGCGCTTCAATTCGGTGGAGTTCGGCAACAAGGATCCCGGCCGTTTGCGGGTGATCGCTCCCGCCGAGCCGATCGGTAGCCGCTTCGTCGAATCGGTGAAAGCGATGGTGGCGTGGACCAAATGGAAACCCGTGGAGCAGAAGGTGTGA